The Xanthomonas sontii genome contains a region encoding:
- a CDS encoding Imm41 family immunity protein produces the protein MQADIALNSTNVVARNFAQYAAYDDCSFVGRLHEEMRWDGDEYWLLEKALYDLATDGELERETAWPLFRIFSFVLMLLGCHFNPIDFFAIKGASDEDVHDLRDRFQLVFEGFYAGSMPAHHRLDPSNPLLTSTHHLAHQAHLWICPNWNFTTRCYWAFPSTRSSALPRYDSPTIHRANRASGYWASFAFAEWRASIRSRTWTRCSSTPDPATSVSSSLASSPASVISTWFAA, from the coding sequence ATGCAAGCGGACATCGCTTTGAACTCCACCAACGTTGTTGCCCGCAACTTCGCCCAATACGCTGCATACGACGACTGCTCGTTCGTCGGTCGTCTCCATGAAGAGATGCGCTGGGACGGGGACGAGTACTGGCTTCTGGAGAAGGCACTGTACGACCTGGCGACCGATGGCGAGCTTGAGCGCGAGACGGCATGGCCTCTGTTCCGCATCTTCAGCTTCGTGCTGATGCTCCTTGGTTGCCACTTCAATCCGATCGACTTCTTTGCGATCAAGGGCGCCTCCGACGAAGATGTTCACGATCTGCGCGACCGATTCCAGTTGGTGTTTGAAGGCTTCTATGCTGGCAGCATGCCGGCACACCACAGGCTTGACCCGTCTAACCCGTTGTTGACGTCGACTCATCACTTAGCACATCAGGCGCACTTATGGATCTGTCCCAATTGGAATTTCACGACGCGGTGCTATTGGGCGTTTCCCTCGACACGGTCGAGCGCGCTGCCGAGATACGACTCGCCTACTATCCATCGAGCCAATCGCGCGAGCGGGTATTGGGCATCCTTTGCTTTCGCGGAGTGGCGCGCCTCAATCAGATCACGGACCTGGACGCGTTGCAGCAGCACGCCGGACCCGGCAACATCAGTCAGTTCGTCACTGGCGAGCAGCCCGGCGTCAGTCATCTCTACCTGGTTCGCGGCTTGA